In Nitrospiria bacterium, the following are encoded in one genomic region:
- the rplI gene encoding 50S ribosomal protein L9, whose product MKVILREDVDALGRMGDLVSVSDGYARNFLIPKKKAVEATTKNVKVMEHEKRLISDKARKMKKEFETLAEKINGTPITIPVQVGEEGKLFGSVTNKDIAEALSKEGIEIDKRKIQLESPLKEVGSFTLPVQVYHDVKAHLKLTLIKA is encoded by the coding sequence ATGAAAGTAATTTTGAGGGAAGACGTCGATGCGTTGGGCCGCATGGGCGATCTGGTCAGTGTCTCGGACGGATACGCCCGAAATTTTTTGATTCCCAAGAAAAAGGCGGTCGAGGCCACAACAAAGAACGTCAAGGTTATGGAACACGAGAAACGCTTGATCTCCGATAAGGCCCGAAAAATGAAAAAGGAGTTTGAAACCCTGGCCGAGAAGATCAACGGTACGCCGATCACGATCCCCGTGCAGGTGGGCGAGGAAGGGAAACTATTCGGCTCCGTGACGAATAAAGACATCGCGGAAGCATTGTCCAAAGAAGGCATCGAGATCGACAAGCGAAAAATCCAACTCGAGAGTCCATTGAAGGAAGTCGGAAGTTTTACCCTCCCGGTCCAAGTTTATCATGATGTCAAGGCCCACCTGAAACTTACCCTGATCAAGGCCTGA
- the rph gene encoding ribonuclease PH, whose product MPEPQPRPDGRRWDELRPVKITRSYLKNVEGSVLIEMGDTKVICAVTVEESVPPFLRGKNKGWISAEYGMLPRSSHERIARESVRGRIGGRTHEIQRLIGRSLRAVTDLDRLGERTLWIDCDVIQADGGTRTASITGAFVALADALLHAQKQGRIDRFPIRDYLAAVSVGRVRGRPLLDLCYAEDSAAEVDMNVVMTGSEKFVEVQGTAEQEPFTRSEMDALMVLGKKGIQQLVARQTKLLKGLPLCGP is encoded by the coding sequence ATGCCCGAGCCGCAACCCCGGCCGGACGGCCGGCGATGGGATGAATTGAGACCCGTCAAGATCACGCGATCCTATCTGAAAAACGTCGAAGGATCGGTATTGATCGAGATGGGCGACACCAAGGTGATCTGCGCGGTCACCGTCGAAGAATCCGTGCCCCCGTTTCTCCGGGGAAAAAACAAAGGCTGGATCTCGGCCGAGTACGGCATGCTGCCCCGTTCGTCGCACGAGCGCATTGCGCGCGAATCGGTGCGGGGCCGCATCGGCGGCCGGACCCATGAGATTCAGCGGTTGATCGGCCGTTCCCTCCGCGCCGTCACGGATCTCGATCGACTGGGCGAGCGGACCCTCTGGATCGATTGCGACGTGATCCAGGCGGACGGCGGGACCCGGACCGCGTCGATTACCGGCGCCTTCGTCGCGCTGGCCGACGCCCTTCTTCATGCTCAAAAACAGGGACGCATCGATCGTTTTCCGATCCGGGATTACCTGGCGGCCGTCAGCGTGGGCCGGGTCCGCGGCCGGCCTCTCCTGGATCTGTGCTACGCCGAGGACTCCGCGGCCGAAGTGGACATGAACGTGGTCATGACCGGAAGCGAGAAATTCGTCGAGGTTCAGGGAACGGCCGAACAGGAGCCCTTCACCCGGTCCGAAATGGATGCGTTGATGGTTCTGGGCAAGAAAGGCATCCAGCAACTCGTCGCCCGGCAGACGAAACTGCTGAAGGGGCTCCCGTTGTGCGGACCGTGA
- a CDS encoding glycosyltransferase family 2 protein, which produces MKQTTEPMELNSTPFVGSWEDYALSILLIALAIFMTRKGVRLFQAKWAVAGLSIFLGLRYLYWRAVYTFNTEDSLSTGISLTLYLAEIYGFLSVMFFYSQVAKPTSRSASPPAETALPAVDVFVTFYNESLDILYRTLVGCMAIDYPSGRKKVYVLDDGHRDEVRRLAERLGCDYISRPNHEHAKAGNLNHALTRSSGEFVMVLDCDHVPVRTFLRETVGFFADPKVAFVQTPHYFYNPDTFQRNLRLEQAIVNEQDLFFYVIQPGRDGFNSSFFAGSGGIFRRSALQTIGGFQVVTLTEDLHTSMVLHSKGYRSVYLNKILAAGLAPESYESYLKQRQRWTRGGVQVFLMDNPLWKPGLTLMQRINYFGSIFYFFHGWSRLIYLIAPLSYLLLSYAPLMAPFPILLNYFLPYYITSFMAFNIVSKGFRNPFWSDVYETVMCFFITWTSLETVFTPKKSKFHVTPKGVRFEKAQLAWSYVMPHILLSAVLLVGLGVGGYQLWNRRGNFDATLLSVFWTVYNLVILAAAVVVARERPQKRSAPRLSRRIDCELTFSGRTLVGKTADLSEAGFSMISDRPMLLPPVVQVRLVSDFGEVTEIKGEVIRNDSSPAGGSGVGIRFLNVNESQHQSLIRQMYSSPTGWFGAHQATSATMVSFAYLLTSSVRAFIKEKVLRRLSFRVRKRLVCELVTGDRVFKGTTEDISNTGILVRLMTDESVTKDVTVLLYHEDRVVFSIRGEIVRRTEVKGKGTIYGIRFLERKDLELSSLA; this is translated from the coding sequence ATGAAGCAGACGACCGAGCCGATGGAGCTCAATTCAACCCCTTTTGTGGGCTCCTGGGAGGACTACGCTCTCTCCATTCTGTTGATCGCGCTTGCGATTTTTATGACAAGAAAGGGGGTTCGCCTGTTTCAAGCCAAATGGGCCGTCGCCGGGCTCAGTATTTTCCTGGGATTGCGTTATCTCTATTGGCGGGCAGTCTACACGTTCAATACGGAAGATTCCCTCAGCACCGGAATCAGTCTGACCCTCTATCTGGCCGAGATCTACGGTTTCCTCTCCGTGATGTTTTTTTATAGTCAGGTGGCCAAGCCTACCTCCCGTTCCGCGAGCCCGCCGGCCGAAACGGCGCTGCCGGCGGTGGATGTCTTTGTCACGTTTTACAATGAATCGTTGGATATCCTGTACCGAACCCTTGTCGGATGCATGGCCATCGACTACCCGTCCGGCCGTAAAAAGGTTTATGTCCTTGACGACGGGCACCGGGACGAAGTTCGGCGCCTCGCGGAGCGCTTAGGCTGCGACTACATCAGTCGTCCGAACCACGAGCATGCGAAGGCCGGGAACCTCAATCATGCCTTGACCCGGTCGTCCGGCGAGTTTGTGATGGTGTTGGATTGCGATCATGTCCCGGTCCGGACCTTTCTCCGAGAGACGGTCGGGTTCTTCGCGGATCCCAAGGTCGCATTCGTGCAGACTCCGCATTACTTTTATAATCCGGATACGTTTCAACGGAATCTTCGACTGGAACAGGCGATTGTCAACGAGCAGGACCTTTTTTTCTATGTCATCCAGCCGGGCCGGGACGGTTTCAACTCGAGCTTTTTTGCCGGAAGCGGGGGGATATTCCGTCGTTCGGCGCTCCAGACCATCGGAGGATTTCAGGTCGTGACCTTGACGGAAGATCTCCACACCAGCATGGTCCTCCACTCAAAAGGCTACCGGTCCGTCTATCTCAACAAGATCCTTGCGGCGGGACTGGCGCCCGAGAGTTATGAGAGTTATCTAAAACAGAGGCAGCGCTGGACTCGGGGGGGCGTTCAGGTCTTCCTGATGGACAACCCGCTCTGGAAGCCCGGGCTGACCCTGATGCAGCGGATCAATTACTTCGGTTCGATCTTTTATTTCTTTCACGGCTGGTCGCGCCTGATTTATCTGATCGCGCCGCTTTCCTACCTTCTTCTGAGTTACGCTCCGCTGATGGCCCCTTTTCCTATCCTTCTGAATTATTTCCTACCTTACTATATTACATCATTCATGGCCTTTAATATCGTCAGCAAGGGCTTTCGCAATCCCTTTTGGTCGGACGTCTATGAAACCGTGATGTGTTTCTTCATCACCTGGACTTCTCTGGAAACCGTGTTTACGCCGAAAAAAAGCAAGTTCCATGTAACCCCCAAGGGCGTTCGGTTTGAGAAAGCGCAGTTGGCTTGGTCGTATGTGATGCCCCATATCCTGCTCTCGGCCGTTCTGTTGGTCGGACTTGGAGTGGGAGGATATCAGTTATGGAATCGCCGCGGCAATTTCGATGCGACCTTGTTAAGCGTCTTCTGGACGGTTTATAATCTGGTCATCCTTGCGGCGGCGGTCGTCGTGGCGCGCGAGCGTCCCCAGAAACGATCGGCGCCCCGCCTGTCCCGACGGATCGATTGTGAATTGACGTTCAGCGGCCGAACCCTTGTCGGAAAAACGGCCGATTTAAGCGAAGCCGGTTTTTCCATGATTTCGGATCGTCCCATGCTTTTACCCCCGGTGGTTCAGGTGCGCTTGGTCAGCGACTTCGGCGAGGTCACGGAGATCAAGGGGGAGGTGATCCGGAACGATTCATCGCCGGCGGGCGGTTCCGGCGTAGGGATCCGGTTTCTCAACGTCAACGAGTCGCAGCACCAGAGCCTGATCCGTCAAATGTACAGTTCACCGACCGGCTGGTTCGGGGCCCACCAGGCGACCTCCGCCACGATGGTGTCGTTTGCCTACCTGCTGACCTCATCGGTCCGAGCTTTTATCAAGGAAAAGGTTCTTCGGCGGCTTTCCTTCCGGGTCAGGAAGCGCCTCGTGTGCGAACTGGTGACGGGAGATCGCGTCTTCAAGGGGACCACGGAGGACATCAGCAACACCGGTATCTTGGTGCGCCTGATGACGGACGAATCCGTCACGAAAGATGTGACGGTCCTGCTGTATCACGAGGATCGGGTGGTTTTCAGCATCCGGGGAGAAATCGTCCGCCGCACCGAAGTCAAAGGGAAAGGAACGATCTATGGTATCCGGTTTCTTGAACGCAAGGATCTCGAACTATCATCTCTGGCGTGA
- a CDS encoding LmeA family phospholipid-binding protein, which translates to MESRTSLRISLLFGWWLFLGLINFCWLKQDTVPPYHDPMNHLTASLRYYHVLEEKGLSTTGLAALLNVDNYYPPLAPLTASVFYFILPSDPDTATWILNQVFLGLLLLSVYRLGGRLYSPQTGLLAAVAVTSFPIVTAQSRLFMLDIPITAMTACAVYGLLRTEGFERPGASILFGLISGLATLTKWTYLFFILLPLIYETAQALVSEDRFKRGRNVLAAFAAWGLIALPWFVEHLSNILFLSSKFGYDVAAQKGDPAIGTAQSFFYYVRVLPRDVHFLWLFLFAAGIVFYLRDELKKNPVLFLWIIGGYAVLTLIRNKDIRYSMPFLPAVALVATGWLKNFRWKPWLMGTALIGLGLYTVIHTFLASPPRQEAWALKDAFEFIQTQKTYHPRPRVRVIPDLAEFQRHGFEYYAEAARYPLDVTTWVRFPTFTDFVVTKTGNQGFAHDPVEVMKTIQQDPEAFEAVFKKKWERPLPDGSVARIYVRDISPASGITPEAFIQRFKTALMNYINRYVKDPQGWTIRVEPFSDQDTLEGRFRKVSFTMKSGRVDSRPDGRHSMTVRDLGLDLSDLTVNPYKLLRDGEFEIISLMDATPRFRITQTDLNEYLAGLKGALHPAVEFREGTLRIHTDAQGWIPRLDLDLQPNLVNDENIGFTFLGFHAGGLRLPSFIPRVLAAKFNPVLKPMPCRIHLRTLRIEHGDLVLNG; encoded by the coding sequence GTGGAATCACGAACGTCCCTTAGAATCTCCCTTCTGTTCGGCTGGTGGTTGTTTTTAGGTCTAATCAATTTCTGCTGGCTGAAGCAGGACACCGTCCCTCCCTACCATGATCCGATGAATCATCTCACCGCCAGCCTGCGCTACTATCACGTCCTGGAGGAGAAGGGTCTTTCGACAACCGGTCTTGCGGCTCTGTTGAACGTGGATAATTATTACCCGCCCCTGGCTCCGCTGACCGCATCGGTGTTCTATTTCATTTTGCCTTCCGATCCGGATACGGCCACATGGATATTGAATCAGGTTTTTCTCGGTCTTCTGCTCTTGTCCGTGTATCGGCTGGGCGGGCGACTGTACTCGCCTCAAACCGGTCTGCTGGCCGCCGTCGCGGTGACGTCTTTTCCGATCGTCACGGCGCAGTCCCGGCTGTTCATGCTGGATATCCCGATCACGGCCATGACGGCCTGTGCGGTGTACGGACTGCTGCGGACCGAGGGCTTTGAACGCCCCGGCGCATCCATCCTTTTCGGACTGATCTCCGGGCTTGCAACCCTGACGAAATGGACTTATCTTTTTTTTATTCTCCTCCCCCTGATTTATGAGACCGCGCAAGCCCTCGTGTCGGAAGACCGTTTCAAAAGGGGGAGGAACGTTCTGGCCGCGTTCGCGGCGTGGGGTCTGATCGCCCTTCCGTGGTTCGTCGAGCACCTTTCGAACATCCTCTTCCTGTCGTCGAAATTCGGGTACGATGTGGCGGCACAAAAAGGAGATCCGGCGATTGGGACGGCTCAGTCCTTTTTCTATTATGTCCGGGTGCTTCCGAGAGACGTCCACTTCCTGTGGCTCTTCCTTTTTGCGGCGGGCATCGTATTTTACCTACGCGACGAGCTCAAAAAAAACCCGGTCCTCTTTCTCTGGATCATCGGCGGCTATGCCGTACTCACCCTGATCCGGAATAAAGACATCCGATACAGTATGCCGTTTCTGCCGGCGGTGGCCCTGGTCGCAACAGGCTGGCTTAAAAATTTCCGCTGGAAGCCCTGGTTGATGGGAACGGCGCTGATCGGTCTCGGACTCTATACGGTCATTCATACTTTTCTCGCGTCCCCTCCTCGACAGGAGGCCTGGGCGTTAAAAGACGCCTTTGAGTTTATCCAGACGCAAAAGACCTACCATCCCAGGCCCCGGGTCCGCGTGATCCCGGATCTGGCGGAGTTTCAGAGACATGGCTTCGAGTATTACGCGGAAGCGGCACGGTATCCGCTGGACGTCACGACGTGGGTCCGATTTCCCACTTTCACCGATTTCGTGGTCACAAAAACCGGGAACCAGGGATTCGCCCACGATCCGGTGGAGGTGATGAAAACAATTCAACAGGACCCGGAGGCCTTCGAGGCGGTCTTCAAGAAAAAATGGGAACGGCCTCTTCCGGACGGAAGCGTCGCCCGAATCTATGTTCGAGACATCAGCCCGGCCTCCGGGATCACTCCGGAGGCGTTTATACAGCGATTCAAGACAGCCTTGATGAATTATATCAACCGCTATGTGAAGGATCCCCAGGGCTGGACAATCCGCGTGGAGCCGTTTTCGGATCAGGATACACTGGAGGGGCGATTCCGAAAAGTGAGTTTCACGATGAAATCGGGGCGGGTCGATTCAAGACCGGATGGCCGGCATTCGATGACGGTTCGGGACCTCGGACTGGACCTCTCGGATCTGACCGTCAATCCCTATAAATTACTCCGGGACGGGGAATTTGAAATCATCAGTCTGATGGACGCGACACCCCGCTTCCGGATCACGCAAACCGATCTGAATGAATATCTGGCCGGCCTGAAAGGAGCGCTTCACCCCGCCGTGGAATTCCGGGAAGGGACCTTGCGCATTCACACGGACGCACAAGGATGGATTCCGCGTCTGGATCTGGATCTTCAACCGAATTTAGTGAACGATGAGAATATCGGTTTTACGTTTTTGGGGTTTCATGCGGGAGGTCTGCGGCTTCCCTCGTTCATCCCGCGGGTGCTTGCGGCAAAGTTCAATCCCGTATTAAAACCCATGCCTTGCCGCATTCACCTGCGAACTTTACGGATCGAACACGGCGACCTCGTCCTCAACGGGTGA
- a CDS encoding branched-chain amino acid ABC transporter permease → MLFQQIINGLALGAVYALIALGYTMVYGILELINFAHGEIYMIGAYLGIIFLTFLTAVGFTQAHLVLSLVLAFVASALYCAAYGLTLERVAYRPLRHAHRLSPLISAIGMSIFLQNYVMLAQGSADKVFPHILSPEPITLLGAPISPLQIFIIVTSVVLMVGLHLYIKKTRLGKAMRATAQDKRMAGLVGIDIDRVIAVTFVIGSILAAAAGMMVAMYYGLVNFFIGYAAGIKAFTAAVLGGIGNIPGAMLGGFILGLVESLGASYISSEYKDVFAFLILMGVLILRPSGLLGEKSSEKV, encoded by the coding sequence ATGCTCTTCCAGCAAATCATCAACGGCCTGGCTTTGGGTGCGGTCTACGCCCTGATCGCGCTGGGTTACACCATGGTCTACGGCATTCTGGAGCTGATCAATTTCGCGCACGGCGAGATCTACATGATCGGCGCCTATCTGGGCATCATCTTTCTGACCTTCTTGACTGCGGTCGGTTTCACTCAAGCGCATCTCGTGCTTTCCCTGGTTCTTGCGTTTGTCGCCTCCGCGCTCTACTGCGCCGCGTACGGTCTGACGCTCGAGCGGGTGGCCTATCGCCCGCTTCGTCATGCCCACCGTCTTTCTCCTCTGATCTCGGCCATCGGGATGTCCATCTTTCTACAAAATTATGTCATGCTCGCCCAAGGATCGGCGGACAAGGTTTTTCCGCACATCCTCAGTCCGGAACCGATCACCCTTCTGGGTGCTCCGATCAGCCCTCTTCAGATTTTTATCATCGTGACCTCCGTCGTTCTGATGGTCGGGCTTCACCTTTACATCAAAAAGACCCGGTTGGGAAAAGCGATGCGCGCCACGGCCCAGGATAAACGAATGGCCGGACTGGTCGGCATCGATATCGACCGGGTGATCGCCGTCACGTTCGTGATCGGATCGATTTTGGCCGCGGCCGCCGGCATGATGGTGGCGATGTATTACGGGCTGGTGAATTTTTTCATCGGGTACGCGGCGGGCATCAAGGCCTTTACGGCCGCCGTCCTGGGCGGAATCGGAAACATTCCGGGGGCGATGTTGGGCGGATTCATATTGGGCCTTGTGGAGAGCCTCGGAGCCAGCTACATCTCGAGCGAATATAAAGATGTCTTCGCCTTCCTGATCCTGATGGGCGTGCTCATCCTCCGGCCCAGCGGGTTACTGGGGGAAAAGAGTTCGGAGAAGGTGTGA
- a CDS encoding branched-chain amino acid ABC transporter substrate-binding protein, whose translation MKEQTASPRLKRWLAAGLIFASVGAAACDRSSVATIRIAVAGPMTGDQSKQGNDLKNGVELAVTEWNEKDGVLGKKIELLVGDDQHDPKQAVAIANKFVDSGVVGVVGHWNSSASIPASEVYHRANIPMITPASTNPQVTDRGYANVFRVCGRDDQQGKVAAEFVATQLKAGRVAVLHDKTTYGQGLADEFKKSLEALNGGRIQVVYYSGITQGDKDFRGVLTTVASKKPDVYFFGGIYPEGGLLVKQAKEVGLNAPMVSGDGVIDPVFIQIAGPSADGTYLTFSPDTAKRPAAQDVLKKYRARYGEPGPYSFYAYDAAQILLRAVQSAGTTDGLRVAQAIHAGRYDGITGRLQFDSKGDLLTTQYVVWITKNGGFEEFWKPAGA comes from the coding sequence GTGAAGGAACAAACGGCTTCTCCACGGCTCAAGCGGTGGCTGGCGGCGGGTTTAATTTTCGCCTCCGTCGGCGCGGCCGCCTGCGATCGTTCGTCGGTCGCTACGATTCGCATCGCCGTGGCCGGACCGATGACGGGCGATCAGAGTAAGCAAGGCAACGATCTTAAGAACGGCGTCGAGTTGGCCGTGACGGAATGGAACGAGAAGGACGGGGTGCTCGGGAAGAAAATCGAACTCCTGGTGGGGGATGATCAGCACGACCCTAAGCAGGCCGTGGCGATTGCGAACAAATTCGTGGATTCCGGCGTGGTGGGTGTGGTGGGCCATTGGAATTCCAGCGCATCCATTCCGGCGTCGGAAGTCTACCACCGGGCGAACATTCCGATGATCACGCCGGCCTCGACCAATCCCCAGGTGACCGATCGGGGCTATGCCAATGTCTTCCGCGTCTGCGGGCGCGATGATCAGCAGGGGAAAGTGGCGGCCGAGTTTGTCGCCACCCAGTTAAAGGCCGGGCGGGTCGCGGTGTTGCATGACAAGACCACTTACGGACAGGGCCTGGCGGATGAATTTAAGAAGTCGCTGGAGGCGCTGAACGGGGGCCGGATCCAGGTCGTTTACTACAGCGGGATTACGCAGGGGGACAAGGACTTCCGCGGTGTCCTGACGACCGTGGCCTCCAAAAAACCGGACGTTTATTTCTTCGGAGGGATTTATCCCGAGGGAGGATTGCTGGTCAAACAAGCCAAGGAAGTGGGTCTGAACGCGCCGATGGTCAGCGGTGACGGGGTGATCGATCCCGTCTTCATCCAGATCGCCGGCCCGTCGGCCGATGGGACCTACCTGACCTTCAGCCCGGACACCGCCAAACGGCCGGCCGCGCAGGACGTGCTCAAGAAATACCGGGCTCGGTACGGCGAACCCGGACCGTATTCCTTTTACGCCTATGATGCGGCCCAGATCTTATTGCGGGCCGTTCAGTCGGCCGGGACGACGGACGGGCTCCGGGTCGCCCAGGCGATTCATGCCGGTCGTTACGACGGCATCACCGGGCGACTCCAGTTCGATTCAAAAGGGGATCTGCTCACGACTCAATACGTCGTGTGGATTACGAAGAACGGAGGGTTTGAAGAGTTCTGGAAGCCCGCCGGGGCGTGA
- the bcsG gene encoding cellulose biosynthesis protein BcsG, whose amino-acid sequence MGAWSFYFLAKLYLYFRGYLRLDFMLNLLFMIFLVIPVPAQLKSYRWLTGIKYFFSGVLGLLLLWHDSWLPSLWSTLTFVEQGGMPSKEYVYRFLLEFVNPWEVAALASILALGFWVRNRIRLTPVVLLLLLIVPLREFGQHPGGVEEMARTFHRTEASRLVHFEKSKTTAPDFDIILLHVCSLSWDDLKEIGLEADPFFKTLDYLFTDFNSVTSYSNPSAIRLLRADCGQPSHDALYREAPGDCYLFDALRQQGFETYFILNHDGVYGHFAEQVKDLGHLDIPIKPSDIPIQAYDFDESPIYNDYAVLEKWWTLRQRSASPAAAVYYNTISLHDGSHWVGEKEWWKHDRVVHYREAVQRLLADFARFFDLVASSGRRAVIVFVPEHGMALRGNALQVAGLRDIPFKQITRVPVGIKLIGIPPGHAESTQRVVSKPTSYLALSYLLASFVERNPFEPGGLEADDRVSRLPETEFMAENQGIRIIKKGADYFLYGKEKKWIALPSSVAPPAGGF is encoded by the coding sequence ATGGGAGCGTGGAGTTTTTATTTCTTGGCCAAATTGTACTTGTATTTTCGGGGTTATCTTCGCCTCGATTTTATGCTGAACCTTCTTTTCATGATCTTCCTGGTCATCCCCGTGCCGGCGCAACTGAAATCGTACCGATGGCTCACCGGAATCAAATATTTCTTCAGCGGGGTTTTGGGCCTCTTGCTTCTATGGCACGATTCGTGGCTCCCGTCGCTCTGGAGCACGTTGACCTTTGTAGAACAAGGAGGGATGCCTTCCAAGGAATACGTCTATCGATTTCTTTTGGAGTTCGTCAATCCGTGGGAAGTGGCGGCGTTGGCATCGATCCTGGCGCTGGGTTTTTGGGTGCGCAACCGCATTCGATTGACACCGGTCGTCCTGCTTTTACTCCTGATTGTTCCGCTTCGCGAGTTTGGACAACATCCGGGAGGCGTCGAAGAAATGGCCCGGACCTTCCATCGGACGGAAGCATCCCGGCTCGTTCATTTTGAAAAATCGAAAACGACCGCTCCGGATTTCGACATCATTCTTTTGCATGTCTGTTCGCTGTCCTGGGATGATTTGAAGGAAATCGGCCTCGAGGCCGATCCGTTTTTTAAAACATTGGATTACCTTTTCACCGATTTTAATTCGGTCACGTCGTACAGCAACCCCTCCGCCATCCGTCTTCTGAGGGCCGACTGCGGTCAGCCCAGCCATGACGCCCTCTATCGCGAGGCGCCGGGCGACTGTTATCTGTTTGATGCGCTTCGTCAGCAAGGATTTGAAACCTACTTTATCCTGAATCATGACGGTGTCTATGGGCATTTTGCGGAGCAGGTCAAAGACCTGGGGCATCTGGACATTCCGATCAAGCCTTCGGACATCCCGATTCAGGCCTACGATTTCGATGAATCGCCCATCTACAACGACTACGCCGTGCTTGAAAAATGGTGGACCCTCCGACAACGGTCCGCATCGCCGGCCGCGGCCGTTTACTACAACACGATCAGTCTGCATGACGGGTCCCATTGGGTCGGCGAGAAAGAGTGGTGGAAACACGATCGCGTCGTTCACTACAGAGAGGCCGTGCAAAGATTATTGGCGGATTTCGCGCGGTTTTTTGATCTCGTGGCGTCGTCCGGTCGCAGGGCGGTGATCGTTTTTGTCCCGGAACACGGGATGGCGCTCCGGGGAAACGCGCTCCAGGTCGCCGGCCTGCGGGATATTCCTTTCAAGCAAATCACGCGGGTGCCGGTCGGAATCAAACTCATCGGGATCCCGCCCGGTCATGCGGAGTCCACTCAGCGGGTCGTCTCGAAGCCGACCAGCTATCTTGCGCTTTCGTATCTGTTGGCCTCCTTCGTGGAACGGAATCCCTTCGAGCCGGGCGGGCTTGAAGCCGACGATCGAGTCTCCCGTCTTCCCGAGACCGAGTTTATGGCTGAAAACCAGGGAATCCGGATCATCAAAAAAGGCGCGGACTACTTCCTTTACGGCAAAGAGAAGAAATGGATCGCGCTTCCGTCCAGTGTCGCCCCGCCGGCAGGAGGGTTTTAA
- a CDS encoding YqgE/AlgH family protein: MDKTDKKEDAVLKRGMMLVAMPALLDPNFRQTVVWLCDHSSEGAMGLVINRPTTVPLSTVYPEAVKLYGREDPLYVGGPVQTDALMILYQGEPIPTARPVSQDVHLTGDLHLLQTQNRVLESDSRIRFYLGYAGWAPGQLETELRSGAWRLLPGDSNIIFQEDPLRVWPRMIQTLGQEWAVYADMPPDPRLN, translated from the coding sequence ATGGATAAAACGGACAAAAAGGAGGATGCCGTTCTCAAAAGGGGGATGATGCTGGTCGCGATGCCCGCGCTGCTGGATCCCAATTTCCGCCAGACGGTTGTCTGGCTCTGCGACCACAGTTCCGAGGGAGCCATGGGTCTGGTCATCAATCGTCCGACGACGGTTCCGCTTTCCACGGTTTATCCGGAGGCCGTGAAACTGTATGGTCGGGAAGATCCGTTGTATGTCGGAGGTCCGGTCCAGACCGACGCGCTGATGATTTTGTACCAGGGGGAACCGATCCCGACGGCGCGTCCGGTATCGCAGGACGTTCATCTGACCGGCGATCTGCACCTGCTGCAGACGCAGAATCGCGTCTTGGAATCCGATTCGCGGATTCGATTTTACCTGGGTTATGCCGGTTGGGCGCCCGGCCAGCTTGAGACGGAACTCCGGTCCGGGGCCTGGAGACTCTTGCCCGGCGATTCGAACATCATTTTCCAGGAAGACCCCCTTCGCGTCTGGCCCCGCATGATACAGACCTTGGGCCAAGAATGGGCGGTTTATGCGGACATGCCCCCCGATCCGCGCCTGAATTGA
- a CDS encoding XTP/dITP diphosphatase, which produces MRTVKEIVVATNNRHKFEEISAILKGAPVRLIPLSDYPNAPELKEEGATYQENAVHKARTIARFTGKWALGDDTGLEVDALNGQPGLYSARFAGEGVTFADNRRKLLRLMEAVPAEKRTATFRTVLALVGPSGETHMAEGLLRGRIAEQERGTAGFGYDAVFDLPEMGRTYAELTSEEKNRISHRARAVQKIREHLEKIVGV; this is translated from the coding sequence GTGCGGACCGTGAAAGAGATCGTTGTCGCCACGAACAACCGCCACAAGTTCGAGGAAATCTCGGCGATTCTGAAGGGGGCGCCGGTTCGACTGATCCCGCTCTCGGATTATCCCAACGCCCCGGAGTTGAAGGAAGAGGGCGCGACCTATCAGGAAAACGCGGTCCACAAGGCGCGGACGATCGCCCGGTTCACGGGGAAGTGGGCCCTCGGAGACGATACCGGCCTGGAGGTGGATGCGTTGAACGGCCAACCGGGGCTCTATTCCGCGCGCTTCGCCGGTGAAGGCGTCACGTTCGCCGACAATCGCCGCAAACTCCTCCGCCTGATGGAAGCGGTGCCGGCCGAGAAGCGTACGGCCACGTTTCGAACCGTCCTGGCGCTGGTCGGGCCGTCGGGCGAGACGCATATGGCGGAAGGCCTTCTTCGAGGTCGGATTGCCGAGCAGGAGCGGGGAACCGCGGGTTTCGGGTACGATGCCGTGTTCGATCTTCCGGAGATGGGCAGGACTTACGCGGAGCTCACGAGCGAGGAGAAAAACCGCATCAGCCACCGGGCCCGGGCCGTTCAAAAAATCAGGGAGCATTTGGAAAAAATTGTCGGGGTGTAG